In the Neomonachus schauinslandi chromosome 13, ASM220157v2, whole genome shotgun sequence genome, one interval contains:
- the GTF3C5 gene encoding general transcription factor 3C polypeptide 5 isoform X4, whose protein sequence is MAAAATVAADAGPRIAVPVDLRRERRMVCVEYPGVVRDVSKMLRTLGGEEGVSRIYADPTKRLELYFRPKDPYCHPVCANRFSTSSLLLRIRRKTRRQREVPGPEPHPKVTFDIEILGTISTIYKFQGMSDFQYLAVHTEAGGRHMSMYDKVLMLKPEKESFFHQELPLYIPPPIFSRLDTPVDYFYRPETQHREGYNNPPVSGENLIGLSRARRPHNAIFVNFEDDEVPTQPLEAAVQTWRRISTNPLDRKVEEELRKLFEIRPIWSRNAVKANISVHPDKLKVLLPFVAYYMITGPWRSLWIRYGYDPRKNPDAKIYQVLDFRIRCGMKYGYAPSDMPVKAKRSTYNYSLPITVKKMPSQPVTMHDLKQGLGPSGMAGTRKSTSNKYKLKVAPTHCPVLLSSAQDSVYVFREGALPPYRQMFYQLCDLNVEELQRIIHRNDGAENCCTERDGWCLPKTSDDLRDTMSLMIRQTIRSKRPALFSSPAKADRGKEPLTYESGEDEEDEEEEEEDFKPSDGSDNEMETEILDYV, encoded by the exons atggcggcggcggcgacggTAGCGGCTGACGCGGGGCCGAGGATCGCGGTCCCCGTGGATCTGCGGCGCGAGCGGCGCATGGTGTGCGTGGAGTACCCAGGCGTGGTGCGCGACGTGTCCAAGATGCTGCGGACTCTGGGCGGCGAGGAGGGCGTTTCCCGG ATCTACGCAGACCCCACCAAGAGGCTGGAGCTGTATTTCCGGCCCAAGGACCCTTACTGCCACCCAGTGTGCGCCAACCGCTTCAGTACCAGCAGCCTGCTGCTCCGCATCAGGAGGAAGACCAGGCGGCAAAGGGAGGTGCCGGGGCCTGAGCCCCACCCCAAGGTCACATTTGACATAGAGATACTTGGCACCATCTCCACCATTTACAAATTTCAAG GAATGTCCGACTTCCAGTACTTGGCCGTGCACACGGAGGCTGGCGGCAGGCACATGTCCATGTATGACAAAGTGCTCATGCTCAAGCCTGAGAAGGAGAGTTTCTTCCACCAAGAGCTGCCGCTCTacatccccccccccatcttCTCTCGGCTGGACACCCCAGTGGACTATTTCTATCGACCAGAGACGCAGCACCG GGAAGGCTACAACAACCCCCCCGTCTCAGGCGAGAACCTGATTGGCCTGAGCAGGGCCCGGCGCCCCCACAATGCCATCTTTGTCAACTTTGAGGATGATGAGGTGCCCACGCAGCCGCTGGAGGCTGCAGTCCAGACGTGGAGGAGGATCTCTACCAACCCCCTGGACcggaaggtggaggaggagctgaggaag CTGTTTGAAATCCGTCCCATCTGGTCACGAAACGCTGTCAAGGCCAACATCAGCGTCCACCCTGACAAACTCAAGGTTTTGCTGCCCTTCGTGGCCTATTACATG ATAACAGGGCCCTGGAGAAGCCTGTGGATCCGATATGGGTACGATCCCCGAAAAAACCCAGACGCCAAGATTTATCAAGTCCTTGATTTCCGAATCCGTTGTGGAATGAAATACG GTTACGCCCCGAGTGACATGCCCGTCAAGGCCAAGCGCAGCACCTACAACTACAGCCTTCCCATCACCGTCAAAAAGATGC CCAGCCAGCCTGTCACCATGCATGACCTGAAGCAGGGCCTGGGCCCGTCGGGGATGGCTGGCACGCGGAAATCGACCTCCAACAAGTACAAGCTCAAGGTGG CTCCAACGCACTGTCCTGTCCTGCTGTCCTCTGCCCAGGACTCGGTCTACGTCTTCCGGGAGGGGGCCTTGCCACCCTATCGACAGATGTTCTACCAGTTATGTGACTTGAACGTGGAAGA GCTGCAGAGGATCATTCACCGCAACGACGGGGCTGAGAACTGCTGCACGGAGCGAGATGGCTGGTGCCTCCCCAAGACCAGTGATGACCTGAGGGACACGATGTCCCTCATGATCCGGCAGACCATCCGCTCCAAGAGGCCTG CTCTCTTCTCCAGCCCAGCCAAGGCCGACAGGGGGAAAGAGCCCCTGACGTACGAGTctggggaagatgaggaggacgaggaagaggaggaggaggacttcAAGCCATCCGATGGCAGCGACAatgagatggagacagagattcTGGACTACGTGTGA
- the GTF3C5 gene encoding general transcription factor 3C polypeptide 5 isoform X5, producing MAAAATVAADAGPRIAVPVDLRRERRMVCVEYPGVVRDVSKMLRTLGGEEGVSRIYADPTKRLELYFRPKDPYCHPVCANRFSTSSLLLRIRRKTRRQREVPGPEPHPKVTFDIEILGTISTIYKFQGMSDFQYLAVHTEAGGRHMSMYDKVLMLKPEKESFFHQELPLYIPPPIFSRLDTPVDYFYRPETQHREGYNNPPVSGENLIGLSRARRPHNAIFVNFEDDEVPTQPLEAAVQTWRRISTNPLDRKVEEELRKLFEIRPIWSRNAVKANISVHPDKLKVLLPFVAYYMITGPWRSLWIRYGYDPRKNPDAKIYQVLDFRIRCGMKYGYAPSDMPVKAKRSTYNYSLPITVKKMPSQPVTMHDLKQGLGPSGMAGTRKSTSNKYKLKDSVYVFREGALPPYRQMFYQLCDLNVEELQRIIHRNDGAENCCTERDGWCLPKTSDDLRDTMSLMIRQTIRSKRPALFSSPAKADRGKEPLTYESGEDEEDEEEEEEDFKPSDGSDNEMETEILDYV from the exons atggcggcggcggcgacggTAGCGGCTGACGCGGGGCCGAGGATCGCGGTCCCCGTGGATCTGCGGCGCGAGCGGCGCATGGTGTGCGTGGAGTACCCAGGCGTGGTGCGCGACGTGTCCAAGATGCTGCGGACTCTGGGCGGCGAGGAGGGCGTTTCCCGG ATCTACGCAGACCCCACCAAGAGGCTGGAGCTGTATTTCCGGCCCAAGGACCCTTACTGCCACCCAGTGTGCGCCAACCGCTTCAGTACCAGCAGCCTGCTGCTCCGCATCAGGAGGAAGACCAGGCGGCAAAGGGAGGTGCCGGGGCCTGAGCCCCACCCCAAGGTCACATTTGACATAGAGATACTTGGCACCATCTCCACCATTTACAAATTTCAAG GAATGTCCGACTTCCAGTACTTGGCCGTGCACACGGAGGCTGGCGGCAGGCACATGTCCATGTATGACAAAGTGCTCATGCTCAAGCCTGAGAAGGAGAGTTTCTTCCACCAAGAGCTGCCGCTCTacatccccccccccatcttCTCTCGGCTGGACACCCCAGTGGACTATTTCTATCGACCAGAGACGCAGCACCG GGAAGGCTACAACAACCCCCCCGTCTCAGGCGAGAACCTGATTGGCCTGAGCAGGGCCCGGCGCCCCCACAATGCCATCTTTGTCAACTTTGAGGATGATGAGGTGCCCACGCAGCCGCTGGAGGCTGCAGTCCAGACGTGGAGGAGGATCTCTACCAACCCCCTGGACcggaaggtggaggaggagctgaggaag CTGTTTGAAATCCGTCCCATCTGGTCACGAAACGCTGTCAAGGCCAACATCAGCGTCCACCCTGACAAACTCAAGGTTTTGCTGCCCTTCGTGGCCTATTACATG ATAACAGGGCCCTGGAGAAGCCTGTGGATCCGATATGGGTACGATCCCCGAAAAAACCCAGACGCCAAGATTTATCAAGTCCTTGATTTCCGAATCCGTTGTGGAATGAAATACG GTTACGCCCCGAGTGACATGCCCGTCAAGGCCAAGCGCAGCACCTACAACTACAGCCTTCCCATCACCGTCAAAAAGATGC CCAGCCAGCCTGTCACCATGCATGACCTGAAGCAGGGCCTGGGCCCGTCGGGGATGGCTGGCACGCGGAAATCGACCTCCAACAAGTACAAGCTCAAG GACTCGGTCTACGTCTTCCGGGAGGGGGCCTTGCCACCCTATCGACAGATGTTCTACCAGTTATGTGACTTGAACGTGGAAGA GCTGCAGAGGATCATTCACCGCAACGACGGGGCTGAGAACTGCTGCACGGAGCGAGATGGCTGGTGCCTCCCCAAGACCAGTGATGACCTGAGGGACACGATGTCCCTCATGATCCGGCAGACCATCCGCTCCAAGAGGCCTG CTCTCTTCTCCAGCCCAGCCAAGGCCGACAGGGGGAAAGAGCCCCTGACGTACGAGTctggggaagatgaggaggacgaggaagaggaggaggaggacttcAAGCCATCCGATGGCAGCGACAatgagatggagacagagattcTGGACTACGTGTGA
- the GTF3C5 gene encoding general transcription factor 3C polypeptide 5 isoform X1 encodes MAAAATVAADAGPRIAVPVDLRRERRMVCVEYPGVVRDVSKMLRTLGGEEGVSRIYADPTKRLELYFRPKDPYCHPVCANRFSTSSLLLRIRRKTRRQREVPGPEPHPKVTFDIEILGTISTIYKFQGMSDFQYLAVHTEAGGRHMSMYDKVLMLKPEKESFFHQELPLYIPPPIFSRLDTPVDYFYRPETQHREGYNNPPVSGENLIGLSRARRPHNAIFVNFEDDEVPTQPLEAAVQTWRRISTNPLDRKVEEELRKLFEIRPIWSRNAVKANISVHPDKLKVLLPFVAYYMITGPWRSLWIRYGYDPRKNPDAKIYQVLDFRIRCGMKYGYAPSDMPVKAKRSTYNYSLPITVKKMRKCLCSPCGIGTDLPAQRREEASQPVTMHDLKQGLGPSGMAGTRKSTSNKYKLKDSVYVFREGALPPYRQMFYQLCDLNVEELQRIIHRNDGAENCCTERDGWCLPKTSDDLRDTMSLMIRQTIRSKRPGESAQGEGGPCSGTEQVSLKALLPKKLHPSGIIPPGARSPRLPASPWVETGPEGRAGAGLEQGRHRAGAGPEQGWCRAGAGLAPPLEPPLCALTPPYLFQPFVGASSLSSCTGRAGAAGVGGLSPPHGLPLSQDQADLATGRR; translated from the exons atggcggcggcggcgacggTAGCGGCTGACGCGGGGCCGAGGATCGCGGTCCCCGTGGATCTGCGGCGCGAGCGGCGCATGGTGTGCGTGGAGTACCCAGGCGTGGTGCGCGACGTGTCCAAGATGCTGCGGACTCTGGGCGGCGAGGAGGGCGTTTCCCGG ATCTACGCAGACCCCACCAAGAGGCTGGAGCTGTATTTCCGGCCCAAGGACCCTTACTGCCACCCAGTGTGCGCCAACCGCTTCAGTACCAGCAGCCTGCTGCTCCGCATCAGGAGGAAGACCAGGCGGCAAAGGGAGGTGCCGGGGCCTGAGCCCCACCCCAAGGTCACATTTGACATAGAGATACTTGGCACCATCTCCACCATTTACAAATTTCAAG GAATGTCCGACTTCCAGTACTTGGCCGTGCACACGGAGGCTGGCGGCAGGCACATGTCCATGTATGACAAAGTGCTCATGCTCAAGCCTGAGAAGGAGAGTTTCTTCCACCAAGAGCTGCCGCTCTacatccccccccccatcttCTCTCGGCTGGACACCCCAGTGGACTATTTCTATCGACCAGAGACGCAGCACCG GGAAGGCTACAACAACCCCCCCGTCTCAGGCGAGAACCTGATTGGCCTGAGCAGGGCCCGGCGCCCCCACAATGCCATCTTTGTCAACTTTGAGGATGATGAGGTGCCCACGCAGCCGCTGGAGGCTGCAGTCCAGACGTGGAGGAGGATCTCTACCAACCCCCTGGACcggaaggtggaggaggagctgaggaag CTGTTTGAAATCCGTCCCATCTGGTCACGAAACGCTGTCAAGGCCAACATCAGCGTCCACCCTGACAAACTCAAGGTTTTGCTGCCCTTCGTGGCCTATTACATG ATAACAGGGCCCTGGAGAAGCCTGTGGATCCGATATGGGTACGATCCCCGAAAAAACCCAGACGCCAAGATTTATCAAGTCCTTGATTTCCGAATCCGTTGTGGAATGAAATACG GTTACGCCCCGAGTGACATGCCCGTCAAGGCCAAGCGCAGCACCTACAACTACAGCCTTCCCATCACCGTCAAAAAGATGCGTAAGTGCCTCTGCTCGCCCTGCGGGATCGGGACTGATTTGCCCGCACAGAGACGCGAGGAAG CCAGCCAGCCTGTCACCATGCATGACCTGAAGCAGGGCCTGGGCCCGTCGGGGATGGCTGGCACGCGGAAATCGACCTCCAACAAGTACAAGCTCAAG GACTCGGTCTACGTCTTCCGGGAGGGGGCCTTGCCACCCTATCGACAGATGTTCTACCAGTTATGTGACTTGAACGTGGAAGA GCTGCAGAGGATCATTCACCGCAACGACGGGGCTGAGAACTGCTGCACGGAGCGAGATGGCTGGTGCCTCCCCAAGACCAGTGATGACCTGAGGGACACGATGTCCCTCATGATCCGGCAGACCATCCGCTCCAAGAGGCCTGGTGAGAGCGCTCAGGGTGAAGGGGGGCCCTGCTCTGGGACAGAGCAAGTATCCCTAAAGGCCCTGCTCCCCAAGAAATTACACCCAAGTGGAATCATCCCCCCGGGAGCCAGATCTCCCAGgctgcctgcctctccctgggTGGAGACAGGCCCggagggcagggctggagcagggctggagcagggccGGCACAGGGCCGGAGCAGGGCCGGAGCAGGGCTGGTgcagggctggagcagggctGGCGCCGCCATTGGAACCACCGCTTTGTGCCCTGACACCCCCCTACCTCTTCCAGCCATTTGTGGGCGCATCCAGCCTGTCTTCTTGCACCGGGAGAGCTGGGGCAGCAGGTGTGGGGGGCCTGTCACCCCCCCACGGGCTGCCCCTTTCTCAGGACCAGGCAGACCTGGCCACTGGCCGGCGGTAG
- the GTF3C5 gene encoding general transcription factor 3C polypeptide 5 isoform X2 — protein MAAAATVAADAGPRIAVPVDLRRERRMVCVEYPGVVRDVSKMLRTLGGEEGVSRIYADPTKRLELYFRPKDPYCHPVCANRFSTSSLLLRIRRKTRRQREVPGPEPHPKVTFDIEILGTISTIYKFQGMSDFQYLAVHTEAGGRHMSMYDKVLMLKPEKESFFHQELPLYIPPPIFSRLDTPVDYFYRPETQHREGYNNPPVSGENLIGLSRARRPHNAIFVNFEDDEVPTQPLEAAVQTWRRISTNPLDRKVEEELRKLFEIRPIWSRNAVKANISVHPDKLKVLLPFVAYYMITGPWRSLWIRYGYDPRKNPDAKIYQVLDFRIRCGMKYGYAPSDMPVKAKRSTYNYSLPITVKKMPSQPVTMHDLKQGLGPSGMAGTRKSTSNKYKLKDSVYVFREGALPPYRQMFYQLCDLNVEELQRIIHRNDGAENCCTERDGWCLPKTSDDLRDTMSLMIRQTIRSKRPGESAQGEGGPCSGTEQVSLKALLPKKLHPSGIIPPGARSPRLPASPWVETGPEGRAGAGLEQGRHRAGAGPEQGWCRAGAGLAPPLEPPLCALTPPYLFQPFVGASSLSSCTGRAGAAGVGGLSPPHGLPLSQDQADLATGRR, from the exons atggcggcggcggcgacggTAGCGGCTGACGCGGGGCCGAGGATCGCGGTCCCCGTGGATCTGCGGCGCGAGCGGCGCATGGTGTGCGTGGAGTACCCAGGCGTGGTGCGCGACGTGTCCAAGATGCTGCGGACTCTGGGCGGCGAGGAGGGCGTTTCCCGG ATCTACGCAGACCCCACCAAGAGGCTGGAGCTGTATTTCCGGCCCAAGGACCCTTACTGCCACCCAGTGTGCGCCAACCGCTTCAGTACCAGCAGCCTGCTGCTCCGCATCAGGAGGAAGACCAGGCGGCAAAGGGAGGTGCCGGGGCCTGAGCCCCACCCCAAGGTCACATTTGACATAGAGATACTTGGCACCATCTCCACCATTTACAAATTTCAAG GAATGTCCGACTTCCAGTACTTGGCCGTGCACACGGAGGCTGGCGGCAGGCACATGTCCATGTATGACAAAGTGCTCATGCTCAAGCCTGAGAAGGAGAGTTTCTTCCACCAAGAGCTGCCGCTCTacatccccccccccatcttCTCTCGGCTGGACACCCCAGTGGACTATTTCTATCGACCAGAGACGCAGCACCG GGAAGGCTACAACAACCCCCCCGTCTCAGGCGAGAACCTGATTGGCCTGAGCAGGGCCCGGCGCCCCCACAATGCCATCTTTGTCAACTTTGAGGATGATGAGGTGCCCACGCAGCCGCTGGAGGCTGCAGTCCAGACGTGGAGGAGGATCTCTACCAACCCCCTGGACcggaaggtggaggaggagctgaggaag CTGTTTGAAATCCGTCCCATCTGGTCACGAAACGCTGTCAAGGCCAACATCAGCGTCCACCCTGACAAACTCAAGGTTTTGCTGCCCTTCGTGGCCTATTACATG ATAACAGGGCCCTGGAGAAGCCTGTGGATCCGATATGGGTACGATCCCCGAAAAAACCCAGACGCCAAGATTTATCAAGTCCTTGATTTCCGAATCCGTTGTGGAATGAAATACG GTTACGCCCCGAGTGACATGCCCGTCAAGGCCAAGCGCAGCACCTACAACTACAGCCTTCCCATCACCGTCAAAAAGATGC CCAGCCAGCCTGTCACCATGCATGACCTGAAGCAGGGCCTGGGCCCGTCGGGGATGGCTGGCACGCGGAAATCGACCTCCAACAAGTACAAGCTCAAG GACTCGGTCTACGTCTTCCGGGAGGGGGCCTTGCCACCCTATCGACAGATGTTCTACCAGTTATGTGACTTGAACGTGGAAGA GCTGCAGAGGATCATTCACCGCAACGACGGGGCTGAGAACTGCTGCACGGAGCGAGATGGCTGGTGCCTCCCCAAGACCAGTGATGACCTGAGGGACACGATGTCCCTCATGATCCGGCAGACCATCCGCTCCAAGAGGCCTGGTGAGAGCGCTCAGGGTGAAGGGGGGCCCTGCTCTGGGACAGAGCAAGTATCCCTAAAGGCCCTGCTCCCCAAGAAATTACACCCAAGTGGAATCATCCCCCCGGGAGCCAGATCTCCCAGgctgcctgcctctccctgggTGGAGACAGGCCCggagggcagggctggagcagggctggagcagggccGGCACAGGGCCGGAGCAGGGCCGGAGCAGGGCTGGTgcagggctggagcagggctGGCGCCGCCATTGGAACCACCGCTTTGTGCCCTGACACCCCCCTACCTCTTCCAGCCATTTGTGGGCGCATCCAGCCTGTCTTCTTGCACCGGGAGAGCTGGGGCAGCAGGTGTGGGGGGCCTGTCACCCCCCCACGGGCTGCCCCTTTCTCAGGACCAGGCAGACCTGGCCACTGGCCGGCGGTAG
- the GTF3C5 gene encoding general transcription factor 3C polypeptide 5 isoform X3, with protein MAAAATVAADAGPRIAVPVDLRRERRMVCVEYPGVVRDVSKMLRTLGGEEGVSRIYADPTKRLELYFRPKDPYCHPVCANRFSTSSLLLRIRRKTRRQREVPGPEPHPKVTFDIEILGTISTIYKFQGMSDFQYLAVHTEAGGRHMSMYDKVLMLKPEKESFFHQELPLYIPPPIFSRLDTPVDYFYRPETQHREGYNNPPVSGENLIGLSRARRPHNAIFVNFEDDEVPTQPLEAAVQTWRRISTNPLDRKVEEELRKLFEIRPIWSRNAVKANISVHPDKLKVLLPFVAYYMITGPWRSLWIRYGYDPRKNPDAKIYQVLDFRIRCGMKYGYAPSDMPVKAKRSTYNYSLPITVKKMRKCLCSPCGIGTDLPAQRREEASQPVTMHDLKQGLGPSGMAGTRKSTSNKYKLKDSVYVFREGALPPYRQMFYQLCDLNVEELQRIIHRNDGAENCCTERDGWCLPKTSDDLRDTMSLMIRQTIRSKRPALFSSPAKADRGKEPLTYESGEDEEDEEEEEEDFKPSDGSDNEMETEILDYV; from the exons atggcggcggcggcgacggTAGCGGCTGACGCGGGGCCGAGGATCGCGGTCCCCGTGGATCTGCGGCGCGAGCGGCGCATGGTGTGCGTGGAGTACCCAGGCGTGGTGCGCGACGTGTCCAAGATGCTGCGGACTCTGGGCGGCGAGGAGGGCGTTTCCCGG ATCTACGCAGACCCCACCAAGAGGCTGGAGCTGTATTTCCGGCCCAAGGACCCTTACTGCCACCCAGTGTGCGCCAACCGCTTCAGTACCAGCAGCCTGCTGCTCCGCATCAGGAGGAAGACCAGGCGGCAAAGGGAGGTGCCGGGGCCTGAGCCCCACCCCAAGGTCACATTTGACATAGAGATACTTGGCACCATCTCCACCATTTACAAATTTCAAG GAATGTCCGACTTCCAGTACTTGGCCGTGCACACGGAGGCTGGCGGCAGGCACATGTCCATGTATGACAAAGTGCTCATGCTCAAGCCTGAGAAGGAGAGTTTCTTCCACCAAGAGCTGCCGCTCTacatccccccccccatcttCTCTCGGCTGGACACCCCAGTGGACTATTTCTATCGACCAGAGACGCAGCACCG GGAAGGCTACAACAACCCCCCCGTCTCAGGCGAGAACCTGATTGGCCTGAGCAGGGCCCGGCGCCCCCACAATGCCATCTTTGTCAACTTTGAGGATGATGAGGTGCCCACGCAGCCGCTGGAGGCTGCAGTCCAGACGTGGAGGAGGATCTCTACCAACCCCCTGGACcggaaggtggaggaggagctgaggaag CTGTTTGAAATCCGTCCCATCTGGTCACGAAACGCTGTCAAGGCCAACATCAGCGTCCACCCTGACAAACTCAAGGTTTTGCTGCCCTTCGTGGCCTATTACATG ATAACAGGGCCCTGGAGAAGCCTGTGGATCCGATATGGGTACGATCCCCGAAAAAACCCAGACGCCAAGATTTATCAAGTCCTTGATTTCCGAATCCGTTGTGGAATGAAATACG GTTACGCCCCGAGTGACATGCCCGTCAAGGCCAAGCGCAGCACCTACAACTACAGCCTTCCCATCACCGTCAAAAAGATGCGTAAGTGCCTCTGCTCGCCCTGCGGGATCGGGACTGATTTGCCCGCACAGAGACGCGAGGAAG CCAGCCAGCCTGTCACCATGCATGACCTGAAGCAGGGCCTGGGCCCGTCGGGGATGGCTGGCACGCGGAAATCGACCTCCAACAAGTACAAGCTCAAG GACTCGGTCTACGTCTTCCGGGAGGGGGCCTTGCCACCCTATCGACAGATGTTCTACCAGTTATGTGACTTGAACGTGGAAGA GCTGCAGAGGATCATTCACCGCAACGACGGGGCTGAGAACTGCTGCACGGAGCGAGATGGCTGGTGCCTCCCCAAGACCAGTGATGACCTGAGGGACACGATGTCCCTCATGATCCGGCAGACCATCCGCTCCAAGAGGCCTG CTCTCTTCTCCAGCCCAGCCAAGGCCGACAGGGGGAAAGAGCCCCTGACGTACGAGTctggggaagatgaggaggacgaggaagaggaggaggaggacttcAAGCCATCCGATGGCAGCGACAatgagatggagacagagattcTGGACTACGTGTGA